One window of the Actinomyces wuliandei genome contains the following:
- a CDS encoding polymorphic toxin type 15 domain-containing protein — MSLLSAQRLLEGIRAYRAQGRQPTSTSTRNDKKLFMDKVVGDLVHVHHLSREDARARTAEVDRALVVLHESDQVTYGPSQPATTTEGWPSLGHGVVSSSIGGQGRPVATVLEQAALAVPADQRAHVRLLLRAVLTASPALAQDLRHGQAHLEPRTSEQVSATSPRGPPWTPAHVAATIAAGHPPWHPPPARAQEPVLSATTRPGAGQPGPGQPTTSQPPQPGTTHTGATTPGPPHTGTTTPGPGHKTTREEVLANIKARVQQMSQDTRAQQPSQPRAAREAPTGTDLSRTARLREATHPPTTAARVPPAQPQADRPPQAGTTRTGPTTDRPSRTGQPPRPLTREEVLARITTQATQTTQQPPTPRQTPTRNRKHNRGLGR; from the coding sequence TTGTCCCTGCTCAGCGCGCAGCGCCTGCTGGAGGGCATCCGCGCCTACAGGGCACAGGGACGCCAACCCACCTCCACCAGCACCCGCAACGATAAAAAACTCTTCATGGACAAGGTCGTGGGCGACCTGGTGCACGTGCACCACCTCTCCCGGGAGGACGCGCGCGCCAGGACGGCTGAGGTGGACCGGGCGCTGGTGGTGCTCCACGAGTCCGACCAGGTCACCTACGGCCCCTCCCAGCCCGCCACCACCACCGAGGGGTGGCCCTCCCTGGGCCACGGGGTGGTCAGCTCCTCCATCGGCGGCCAGGGCAGGCCCGTGGCCACGGTCCTGGAGCAGGCCGCCCTGGCCGTCCCAGCCGACCAGAGGGCGCACGTGCGCCTCCTCCTGCGCGCGGTGCTCACCGCCTCCCCGGCCCTGGCCCAGGACCTGCGCCACGGCCAGGCGCACCTGGAGCCCAGAACCAGCGAGCAGGTGAGTGCCACCAGCCCCCGGGGGCCACCCTGGACCCCCGCCCACGTCGCCGCCACCATCGCCGCAGGCCACCCACCCTGGCACCCACCACCCGCCCGGGCACAGGAGCCCGTGCTCTCGGCCACGACCCGGCCCGGGGCCGGGCAGCCGGGACCAGGCCAGCCCACCACCAGCCAGCCGCCCCAGCCGGGCACCACCCACACAGGCGCCACCACGCCCGGGCCACCCCACACGGGCACCACCACGCCCGGGCCGGGCCACAAGACCACCCGCGAGGAGGTCCTGGCCAACATCAAGGCCCGCGTCCAGCAGATGAGCCAGGACACTCGCGCCCAGCAGCCCTCCCAGCCCCGGGCCGCACGCGAGGCACCCACCGGGACCGACCTCTCCCGCACCGCCCGCCTGCGCGAGGCCACCCACCCACCCACCACCGCCGCACGCGTACCACCAGCACAGCCCCAGGCAGACAGGCCGCCCCAGGCAGGCACCACCCGGACAGGCCCCACCACAGACAGACCGTCCCGGACGGGCCAGCCGCCCCGGCCCCTGACCCGCGAGGAGGTCCTGGCCAGGATCACCACCCAAGCCACCCAGACGACCCAGCAGCCCCCCACCCCACGCCAGACCCCCACCAGAAACCGGAAGCACAACCGAGGCCTAGGCCGCTAG
- a CDS encoding glycosyltransferase 87 family protein, with amino-acid sequence MAPAAEPATVRVLRQVRHRVLGSPLTEELGRLALLVAAYVSLTDAGSWVFKLDSYVYYAAVEQWQDGGDLYRWYANPDQQLWPFTYTPLAAWLLVALTGLTYEWATALLVAATPACAAVTAWAVLHALRDRPPSGGPPSSPPSRPPSRAPGASPPGDARLPHPLSAREARSLAPWLGLLALMVLEPFPKTMEYGQVNAVLMALVAVDVLVLPEGSRWRGALSGLAAAVKLTPAVAVLVFLAGRQWRAAMTMVASAAGTTLLAGLASPGETWDFFTWAMWDTGRAGFRDFSGNQNIQGAVARSLPESLWSPAWALGAALAVLGAWMLCRRLDALAPAAPTATAPSTPTAIPTATPTIMRSSALPTWAPTRSLVVTLQLSVVMVLGLIVSPISWSHHWVWALPALMVLAAAARRWRSPGLATAAVAGAVVFFLAAHWWFPEQNHVEQDWPAWAKLVGSSYTWWALGSGAALWVASGRVLSLRRSGTDRKIFPRESGESVCP; translated from the coding sequence GTGGCACCTGCGGCAGAGCCAGCGACCGTGCGGGTCCTCCGCCAGGTCCGTCACCGGGTCCTCGGATCGCCCCTGACCGAGGAGCTGGGACGGCTGGCCCTCCTGGTCGCCGCCTACGTCTCCCTGACCGACGCGGGCTCGTGGGTCTTCAAGCTGGACTCCTACGTCTACTACGCCGCCGTCGAGCAGTGGCAGGACGGCGGCGACCTCTACCGCTGGTACGCCAACCCCGACCAGCAGCTGTGGCCCTTCACCTACACCCCCCTGGCCGCGTGGCTCCTCGTCGCGCTGACCGGCCTCACCTACGAGTGGGCCACCGCCCTGCTCGTGGCCGCGACGCCCGCGTGCGCCGCAGTGACCGCCTGGGCCGTCCTGCACGCCCTCCGGGACCGGCCACCGTCGGGAGGACCACCCTCCTCTCCCCCGTCCCGCCCACCCTCCCGGGCGCCGGGAGCCAGCCCACCGGGTGACGCGCGGCTCCCGCACCCCCTGTCTGCCCGGGAGGCGCGCAGCCTGGCCCCGTGGCTGGGGCTCCTGGCACTCATGGTCCTGGAGCCCTTCCCCAAGACCATGGAGTACGGACAGGTCAACGCCGTGCTCATGGCGCTGGTCGCCGTGGACGTGCTGGTCCTGCCAGAGGGGTCGCGCTGGCGCGGGGCGCTCAGCGGGCTGGCTGCAGCGGTCAAGCTGACCCCGGCGGTGGCCGTCCTGGTCTTCCTGGCGGGCAGGCAGTGGCGAGCCGCCATGACCATGGTGGCCTCCGCAGCCGGGACGACCCTGCTGGCGGGCCTGGCCAGCCCCGGGGAGACCTGGGACTTCTTCACCTGGGCCATGTGGGACACCGGCCGGGCCGGGTTCCGCGACTTCTCCGGCAACCAGAACATCCAGGGTGCTGTCGCCCGGTCGCTGCCCGAGTCGTTGTGGAGCCCCGCCTGGGCGCTGGGCGCGGCCCTGGCGGTCCTGGGCGCCTGGATGCTGTGCCGCCGCCTGGACGCCCTGGCGCCAGCGGCGCCGACAGCCACAGCACCATCCACGCCGACGGCCATACCGACGGCCACGCCGACCATCATGAGGAGCAGCGCGCTGCCGACGTGGGCACCGACCCGGAGCCTGGTCGTGACCCTCCAGCTGAGCGTGGTCATGGTGCTGGGGCTGATTGTCTCCCCGATCTCCTGGTCGCACCACTGGGTGTGGGCGCTGCCGGCGCTCATGGTGCTGGCAGCCGCAGCCCGCCGGTGGCGCTCCCCGGGCCTGGCGACCGCAGCCGTCGCGGGAGCCGTCGTGTTCTTCCTGGCGGCGCACTGGTGGTTCCCCGAGCAGAACCACGTGGAGCAGGACTGGCCCGCCTGGGCCAAGCTGGTGGGATCGAGCTACACCTGGTGGGCGCTGGGAAGCGGCGCCGCCCTGTGGGTCGCCTCTGGTCGGGTGCTGAGCCTCCGACGCAGCGGCACCGACAGGAAGATCTTCCCCCGGGAGTCAGGAGAATCAGTCTGCCCCTAG
- a CDS encoding VIT1/CCC1 transporter family protein, which produces MRVSETVAPGGRSEHAEHDLEGTPTSNQVSQASQLASRLNWLRAGVLGANDGIVSVAGLVVGVAAANPGATRVILTAAVAGVLAGAVSMAAGEYVSVSTQADTERAEVSRIRAGLARDPGSGLADLASRYQDRGLSAATALQVARELTAHDAVAAHLEAGPGLREDDYTSPWAAAVASALAFVLGAALPVLAILVVPPPLDVPLTVVAVLVGLALTGWVSALLGHASAGRAVVRVVAGGALAMGVTWGIGSLVGTVV; this is translated from the coding sequence ATGAGGGTTTCTGAGACTGTGGCGCCCGGCGGGCGCAGCGAGCACGCCGAGCACGACCTGGAGGGCACACCCACGTCGAACCAGGTGTCGCAGGCCTCGCAGCTGGCCTCGCGCCTCAACTGGCTGCGTGCCGGGGTGCTGGGGGCCAATGACGGCATCGTGTCGGTGGCCGGGCTCGTCGTCGGGGTCGCCGCCGCCAACCCGGGCGCGACCCGGGTGATCCTCACGGCGGCGGTCGCCGGTGTCCTGGCTGGTGCGGTCTCCATGGCGGCCGGGGAGTACGTGTCGGTATCGACTCAGGCCGACACCGAGCGGGCCGAGGTCAGCCGGATCCGGGCTGGGCTGGCCCGCGACCCTGGTTCGGGCCTGGCTGACCTGGCCTCCCGCTACCAGGACAGGGGGTTGAGCGCGGCCACGGCCCTCCAGGTAGCCCGCGAGCTGACCGCCCACGACGCCGTCGCCGCCCACCTGGAAGCGGGCCCGGGTCTGCGGGAGGACGACTACACCAGCCCCTGGGCTGCGGCGGTGGCCTCGGCGCTGGCCTTCGTCCTGGGAGCTGCCCTCCCGGTGCTGGCAATCCTGGTGGTCCCGCCCCCGCTCGACGTGCCGCTCACCGTGGTGGCAGTGCTGGTGGGCCTGGCGCTGACCGGCTGGGTCTCTGCCCTGCTGGGGCACGCCTCGGCGGGACGTGCCGTGGTGCGGGTCGTGGCTGGTGGGGCGCTGGCCATGGGGGTGACCTGGGGGATCGGCAGCCTCGTCGGCACAGTGGTGTGA
- a CDS encoding AAA family ATPase, with amino-acid sequence MSTQPDQAGPADLRRGYPAQRQPTAGTGGTAGTASVAAPGQASPRPPAAVGYPVGPAPTQGVGATGPHARSRVRQQAGSSSRSQGATEADIQRAGTLLDRVARIFSQRVVGQDQLRTVLVTTLVSGGHVLLESVPGLAKTTAAQTLASAVSGSFRRIQCTPDLMPNDIVGTQILNYATGEMTTQLGPVHANIVLLDEINRSSAKTQSAMLEAMQERQTSIGGVVYPLPQPFMVLATQNPIEEEGTYVLPEAQMDRFLMKEVLTYPRPTEEVDVLDRISDGSFDRPAVEAPISTDDVEWLQATAERVYVDPVIKQYIVALVNTSRGGGPRPVTGLDAQVRVGASPRGGIALMKVAQAIALQEGRGYVIPDDVRLLRHAVLRHRLVLTYDALADAVAPESLIDAIFAAVPTP; translated from the coding sequence ATGAGCACGCAGCCTGACCAGGCAGGTCCCGCGGACCTGCGGCGGGGCTACCCGGCCCAGCGCCAGCCGACGGCCGGTACCGGCGGTACGGCAGGCACGGCGTCTGTGGCCGCCCCGGGCCAGGCCTCACCCAGGCCCCCGGCGGCTGTGGGGTATCCTGTCGGCCCTGCCCCCACTCAGGGGGTCGGGGCCACAGGCCCGCATGCCCGCTCCCGGGTGCGCCAGCAGGCGGGCAGCTCCTCCCGCTCCCAGGGGGCTACGGAGGCTGACATCCAGCGTGCCGGGACGCTGCTGGACCGTGTCGCCCGGATCTTCTCCCAGCGCGTCGTCGGGCAGGACCAGCTGCGCACCGTCCTGGTCACCACCCTGGTCTCGGGCGGGCACGTGCTGCTGGAGTCCGTGCCCGGCCTGGCCAAGACCACGGCCGCCCAGACCCTGGCCTCAGCGGTGTCCGGCTCCTTCCGGCGCATCCAGTGCACCCCCGACCTCATGCCCAACGACATCGTGGGCACCCAGATCCTCAACTACGCCACCGGGGAGATGACCACCCAGCTGGGGCCGGTCCACGCCAACATCGTCCTGCTGGACGAGATCAACCGCTCCAGCGCCAAGACGCAGTCGGCGATGCTGGAGGCCATGCAGGAGCGGCAGACCTCCATCGGCGGCGTTGTCTACCCCCTTCCGCAGCCCTTCATGGTGCTGGCCACGCAGAACCCCATCGAGGAGGAGGGCACCTACGTCCTGCCCGAGGCCCAGATGGACCGCTTCCTCATGAAGGAGGTCCTGACCTACCCGCGTCCCACCGAGGAGGTCGACGTCCTCGACCGGATCAGCGACGGCTCCTTCGACAGGCCGGCTGTCGAGGCCCCGATCTCCACCGACGACGTCGAGTGGCTCCAGGCCACGGCGGAGCGCGTCTACGTGGACCCGGTCATCAAGCAGTACATCGTCGCCCTGGTCAACACCTCCCGCGGGGGCGGCCCCCGCCCGGTGACCGGCCTGGACGCCCAGGTGCGGGTGGGTGCCTCGCCGCGCGGAGGCATCGCACTCATGAAGGTCGCCCAGGCGATCGCCCTGCAGGAGGGACGCGGCTACGTCATCCCCGACGACGTGCGCCTGCTGCGTCATGCCGTGCTGCGCCACCGCCTGGTGCTGACCTACGACGCCCTGGCGGACGCGGTGGCGCCCGAGTCGCTCATCGACGCGATCTTCGCAGCCGTCCCCACACCGTGA
- a CDS encoding DUF2993 domain-containing protein has product MRERTHVVAAGLGPQHGDVTGAVGGGPTRDRPRAGRRRRWPVVLLVLLLALGGAGVAGEYYARDRVETEVRGALPGLSQDAKVSTEGIVLLQAAQMSLRSLDVTASSLTLEGSGASGAGGRDGGDQSEDLSLADLSVSMRQVGLHDPVTAASVDISATVPWEQVGAAMEEASFGDTFSDLLAGTSSGVDVTVTADQVGTSAQDPGSATASASVLGQEVEIGLVPAVGEDGGLVLDVTSVSVGGSQEETDTGLGAVGGLAASLALEGTQVEVPAELLPGGLGLSEASVVPEGLRVRLEGEDVALSQM; this is encoded by the coding sequence GTGAGGGAGCGTACGCACGTGGTAGCAGCAGGGCTAGGCCCCCAGCACGGTGACGTGACCGGGGCGGTGGGCGGCGGCCCCACCAGGGACCGTCCTCGTGCCGGTCGGCGTCGTCGGTGGCCCGTCGTCCTCCTTGTGCTGCTCCTCGCCCTGGGGGGTGCCGGGGTCGCTGGTGAGTACTACGCCCGGGACCGGGTGGAGACCGAGGTGCGTGGCGCGCTTCCAGGCCTGAGCCAGGACGCCAAGGTCTCCACGGAGGGGATCGTGCTGCTCCAGGCCGCACAGATGTCGCTGAGGAGCCTGGACGTCACGGCCTCCAGCCTGACCCTGGAGGGTAGCGGGGCCTCTGGGGCTGGGGGGCGTGACGGTGGGGACCAGAGTGAGGACCTCAGCCTGGCTGACCTGAGCGTCTCGATGAGGCAGGTCGGGCTGCACGACCCCGTCACGGCTGCCAGCGTCGACATCTCGGCCACAGTCCCCTGGGAGCAGGTGGGTGCCGCGATGGAGGAGGCCTCCTTCGGTGACACCTTCTCGGACCTCCTCGCGGGCACTTCCTCAGGCGTCGACGTTACTGTGACCGCGGACCAGGTCGGTACCTCGGCCCAGGACCCGGGCTCCGCCACAGCCAGCGCCTCGGTGCTGGGACAGGAGGTGGAGATCGGGCTCGTCCCCGCCGTCGGTGAGGACGGCGGTCTGGTGCTTGATGTCACCTCGGTCTCCGTGGGCGGCTCCCAGGAGGAGACGGACACTGGTCTGGGGGCGGTCGGTGGCCTGGCTGCCTCCCTGGCCCTGGAGGGGACCCAGGTCGAGGTCCCGGCCGAGCTCCTGCCTGGCGGGCTGGGCCTGTCGGAGGCGAGCGTGGTCCCTGAGGGGCTGCGCGTCCGGCTTGAGGGCGAGGACGTGGCGCTGTCACAGATGTGA
- a CDS encoding App1 family protein: MPFSAVPRAVEDQFHRDLIPVLRRRGWRPRVIPYDGYGTTSGSAGTPMVRVLARMVMRPKDAPSEGPLLSSLPETLPTTAAQARDMAVTRLMEAQRGWRLFIDAPVPYLPVTVHAGATSVRTRADRSGYVDVVVRGHDLEPGWHTVEIDAAGAGTVHARVLVVPPGPRLGIVSDIDDTAMVSHVPRVLVAAWNQLVKYTSSREPVPGMAELYTRIQASHPGTPVMYLSTGAWNVLPTLRSFFQRHGFPDGPKLMTDWGPTNTGWFRSGIEHKRTELRRLMIDLPEVSWLLVGDDGQHDPLIYGEAARHHSDRVRAVAIRRLTPAQQVLAGGLAVPQMGINPESPTLAEADVPVVVGADGYDLARRLPPELVSGC; encoded by the coding sequence GTGCCTTTCTCCGCTGTCCCCCGCGCCGTCGAGGACCAGTTCCACCGCGACCTGATCCCCGTGCTCAGACGCCGGGGATGGCGCCCCCGCGTCATCCCCTACGACGGCTACGGCACTACCTCGGGCTCGGCAGGAACCCCCATGGTGCGGGTCCTGGCCCGGATGGTCATGCGCCCCAAGGACGCACCCAGCGAGGGGCCGCTGCTCAGCTCCCTGCCTGAGACACTGCCTACCACTGCGGCCCAGGCCCGTGACATGGCCGTCACCCGCCTCATGGAGGCCCAGCGCGGGTGGCGCCTGTTTATCGACGCCCCCGTCCCCTACCTGCCGGTCACGGTGCACGCCGGGGCGACCAGCGTGCGCACCCGGGCGGACCGCAGCGGCTACGTCGACGTCGTCGTGCGCGGCCACGACCTGGAGCCGGGCTGGCACACGGTCGAGATCGACGCGGCGGGAGCCGGGACGGTCCACGCCCGGGTGCTCGTCGTCCCGCCCGGTCCCCGGCTGGGGATCGTCTCCGACATCGACGACACGGCCATGGTCAGCCACGTGCCCCGCGTCCTGGTGGCCGCGTGGAACCAGCTGGTGAAGTACACCTCCTCACGCGAGCCCGTCCCCGGGATGGCCGAGCTCTACACCCGGATCCAGGCCAGTCACCCGGGCACACCGGTGATGTACCTGTCCACCGGCGCGTGGAACGTGCTGCCCACGCTGCGCTCCTTCTTCCAGCGCCACGGCTTCCCCGACGGGCCCAAGCTCATGACGGACTGGGGACCCACCAACACCGGGTGGTTCCGCTCAGGCATCGAGCACAAGCGCACCGAGCTGCGCCGCCTCATGATCGACCTGCCGGAGGTGTCCTGGCTGCTGGTCGGCGACGACGGCCAGCACGACCCCCTCATCTACGGCGAGGCGGCCCGGCACCACTCCGACCGCGTCCGGGCCGTGGCTATCAGGAGGCTGACCCCGGCACAGCAGGTGCTGGCTGGCGGCCTGGCTGTCCCCCAGATGGGGATCAACCCCGAGTCGCCCACCCTCGCGGAGGCTGACGTCCCGGTCGTCGTGGGAGCCGACGGCTATGACCTGGCCAGGCGGCTGCCTCCCGAGCTGGTGAGCGGGTGCTGA
- a CDS encoding cation diffusion facilitator family transporter produces the protein MRPPRYAPPKDLSPYAWLSVGAAVTTITLKGAAAWLTGSVGLLSDAAESVVNLVAAVTTLVVLRIAIRPADDDHQFGHSKAEYFSAAVEGVMVFAASTLIVVSAVERLVSPRMPDQLGTGLVVSVVASLVNGVVAWVLYRKGRQERSAALVADARHLATDVTTSAAVLLGVGLVAVFRVPVLDAVVALLAGLNIMRTGLALVRESVAGLMDAAPSAQTLARVDGVLERYRQPGTIDFHAVRVREAGSRRFMDLHVLVPAAWNVKQGHDLTERLIDDLVAADPILRVSAHLEPIEDPKSYEDVADV, from the coding sequence GTGCGCCCACCTCGCTACGCCCCGCCAAAGGACCTCAGCCCCTACGCCTGGCTGTCGGTTGGCGCCGCAGTCACGACCATCACCCTCAAGGGTGCGGCCGCCTGGCTGACCGGGTCCGTGGGTCTGCTCTCCGACGCGGCGGAGTCCGTGGTCAACCTTGTCGCCGCCGTCACCACGCTCGTCGTCCTGCGGATCGCGATCCGCCCGGCCGACGACGACCACCAGTTCGGCCACTCCAAGGCCGAGTACTTCTCAGCCGCTGTCGAGGGCGTCATGGTCTTCGCCGCCTCCACCCTCATCGTCGTCTCCGCGGTGGAGCGGCTGGTCTCCCCCCGCATGCCCGATCAGCTGGGGACGGGGCTGGTGGTCTCCGTCGTAGCCTCCCTCGTCAACGGGGTCGTGGCCTGGGTCCTGTACCGCAAGGGCCGTCAGGAGCGCTCTGCGGCCCTGGTCGCCGACGCCAGGCACCTGGCCACCGACGTCACCACCTCGGCGGCTGTCCTGCTCGGGGTGGGCCTGGTCGCTGTCTTCCGCGTCCCGGTCCTCGACGCCGTCGTGGCCCTGCTGGCGGGTCTCAACATCATGCGCACCGGGCTCGCCCTGGTCAGGGAGTCGGTGGCCGGGCTCATGGACGCGGCCCCGTCCGCACAGACACTGGCGAGGGTGGACGGCGTGCTGGAGCGCTACCGTCAGCCAGGCACCATCGACTTCCACGCGGTGCGGGTGCGCGAGGCGGGCTCACGGCGCTTCATGGACCTGCACGTGCTGGTCCCCGCAGCCTGGAACGTCAAGCAGGGCCACGACCTCACCGAGCGGCTCATTGACGACCTCGTCGCGGCCGACCCCATCCTGCGGGTCTCCGCGCACCTGGAGCCCATTGAGGACCCCAAGTCCTACGAGGACGTCGCCGACGTCTAG
- a CDS encoding MFS transporter codes for MTTSYSRILTYPGAAAFSAAGLVARFPVSMTGISTILAVQDVYGSYTAAGLVSAANIVAVALGSPLLARLVDVYGQSRVMLPAVLGSAAGLVGLAAATWAQAPLAVLVLLAVLAGALAGSMGSLVRARWTSLLRTPQETHTAFSLEAALDEVTFIIGPVLATALCTAPVLPVTSGWLAALVLQVGGGTWFLSQRATEPAAHGRSGRAAAPGAAAHHSVLRHGAVIVVVAVFLLSGAMFGANDVAAVAFATEQGHASASGVILAAWGVGSLTAALAYGARSWGWPLRTRLLLGVVTLAVGSSTFALAPNLIVLSVLMVLTGTAIAPTVVNGNNIIQVTVAPSQLTEGLAWVSTALNIGVSLGALLAGSVIDAAGSRGGYLVMAACAWVAVAAAAAGTRVLRGARTRSTLER; via the coding sequence ATGACCACCTCCTACTCCAGGATCCTCACCTACCCAGGTGCCGCAGCCTTCTCCGCCGCAGGCCTGGTAGCCCGCTTCCCCGTGTCCATGACGGGGATCTCCACCATCCTGGCCGTCCAGGACGTCTACGGCTCCTACACCGCTGCGGGCCTCGTCAGCGCGGCGAACATCGTGGCCGTGGCCCTGGGCTCGCCGCTGCTGGCCCGGCTGGTGGACGTCTACGGGCAGTCACGGGTCATGCTGCCCGCCGTCCTCGGCTCAGCAGCCGGACTGGTCGGGCTGGCCGCAGCCACCTGGGCACAGGCTCCTCTGGCCGTCCTGGTCCTCCTGGCCGTCCTGGCCGGCGCCCTCGCCGGATCCATGGGGTCCCTGGTGCGAGCCCGGTGGACTAGCCTCCTGCGCACCCCCCAGGAGACCCACACCGCCTTCTCCCTGGAGGCTGCCCTGGACGAGGTCACCTTCATCATCGGGCCGGTCCTGGCCACCGCCCTGTGCACCGCCCCCGTCCTGCCGGTGACCTCGGGGTGGCTGGCCGCCCTGGTCCTGCAGGTCGGCGGCGGGACGTGGTTCCTGTCCCAGCGCGCCACCGAGCCCGCCGCCCACGGCCGGTCGGGACGCGCGGCGGCTCCAGGAGCCGCCGCGCACCACAGCGTGCTGCGCCACGGGGCCGTCATCGTGGTCGTCGCCGTCTTCCTGCTGTCCGGAGCGATGTTCGGCGCCAACGACGTGGCAGCCGTCGCCTTCGCCACCGAGCAGGGGCACGCCTCCGCCTCGGGGGTCATCCTGGCCGCCTGGGGCGTGGGCTCCCTGACCGCCGCTCTCGCCTACGGTGCCCGCTCCTGGGGCTGGCCGCTGCGGACCCGCCTCCTCCTGGGGGTGGTCACGCTGGCCGTGGGCTCCTCCACCTTCGCCCTGGCGCCCAACCTCATCGTCCTGAGCGTGCTCATGGTCCTCACCGGCACGGCTATCGCCCCCACAGTCGTCAACGGCAACAACATCATCCAGGTGACAGTGGCCCCCTCCCAGCTGACCGAGGGCCTGGCCTGGGTCAGCACCGCGCTCAACATCGGCGTCTCCCTGGGGGCCCTGCTGGCCGGCAGCGTCATCGACGCGGCAGGGTCACGCGGCGGCTACCTGGTCATGGCGGCCTGCGCCTGGGTTGCCGTGGCAGCCGCAGCGGCGGGCACCAGGGTGCTGCGAGGAGCACGTACCCGCAGCACCCTGGAGAGGTAG
- a CDS encoding YtxH domain-containing protein, whose amino-acid sequence MATKIPFAIGLGVGYVLGARAGRAQYERIKATAARVAEQPFVRQRIDTASARVSQAVRAQGEAVTDKMADAVKDRLFGPSSAGPSSTPSAT is encoded by the coding sequence ATGGCCACAAAGATCCCCTTCGCTATCGGACTGGGCGTCGGCTACGTCCTGGGGGCACGGGCGGGACGCGCCCAGTACGAGCGCATCAAGGCCACAGCGGCCCGGGTGGCCGAGCAGCCCTTCGTCCGCCAGCGGATCGACACCGCCTCCGCCCGGGTCAGCCAGGCGGTCCGAGCCCAGGGTGAGGCCGTGACGGACAAGATGGCCGACGCCGTCAAGGACAGGCTCTTCGGCCCCTCCTCAGCAGGCCCCTCCTCCACGCCGTCAGCCACCTAG
- a CDS encoding PP2C family protein-serine/threonine phosphatase codes for MADPSDPNRAVPAWAAGVVAGAASDVGRLRVVNEDGYLAVSPAFVVVDGMGGHAAGRAATQAALGALYRLAGRRVTGVDEVLRAVSAAQEAIVAIPSHAAFLPGATVAGAVLADLEEPPAGQGAPGGRTHLPEPVGTGRPAGAVARLTWIVFNIGDARTYLLRGGVLTQLTRDHSQVQDLIDSGYLTPEDARVDPRRNIVTRALGGGIADSAVPDLRTVPVETGDRLLVCSDGLSDELDDDSLAVVLTAGFPPQRTADLLVAASLEEGGHDNSTAVVVDVVGR; via the coding sequence ATGGCTGATCCCAGCGATCCCAACCGTGCCGTCCCGGCCTGGGCCGCCGGAGTCGTGGCTGGTGCGGCGAGCGACGTCGGGCGGCTGCGTGTCGTCAACGAGGACGGCTACCTGGCAGTCAGCCCCGCCTTCGTGGTCGTGGACGGCATGGGAGGTCACGCCGCCGGGAGGGCCGCCACCCAGGCGGCCCTGGGGGCGCTGTACCGCCTGGCGGGCAGGAGGGTCACCGGTGTCGACGAGGTCCTGCGGGCCGTGTCCGCCGCCCAGGAGGCGATCGTGGCCATTCCCTCCCACGCGGCCTTCCTGCCCGGGGCCACGGTGGCGGGGGCGGTGCTGGCCGACCTGGAGGAGCCTCCTGCCGGGCAGGGCGCCCCGGGCGGCCGGACTCACCTGCCGGAGCCCGTGGGCACGGGCAGGCCTGCGGGAGCGGTCGCGCGCCTGACCTGGATCGTCTTCAACATCGGGGACGCCCGTACCTACCTGCTGCGCGGCGGCGTGCTCACCCAGCTGACCCGGGACCACTCACAGGTCCAGGACCTCATCGACAGCGGCTACCTCACCCCGGAGGATGCCCGCGTGGACCCCCGGCGCAACATCGTCACGCGGGCACTGGGCGGGGGCATCGCCGACTCCGCCGTCCCCGACCTGCGCACGGTCCCCGTGGAGACGGGGGACCGCCTCCTGGTCTGCTCCGACGGGCTGAGCGACGAGCTGGACGACGACTCCCTGGCCGTGGTCCTCACGGCGGGCTTCCCCCCGCAGCGCACGGCGGACCTGCTGGTCGCCGCCTCCCTGGAGGAGGGCGGGCACGACAACAGCACCGCAGTGGTCGTCGATGTCGTTGGTCGTTGA